A single genomic interval of Camelina sativa cultivar DH55 chromosome 11, Cs, whole genome shotgun sequence harbors:
- the LOC109127376 gene encoding putative defensin-like protein 126 yields the protein MIKFTFRVVYIILILGLMVNEIQGKQGICHKILADTDCGLGSCTALCLQLRKGTGKCVATNDGSLICLCNFHCIIPDFFTLF from the exons atgatcaaattcaCCTTTCGTGTTGTCTACATTATCCTtattctag gATTGATGGTGAATGAGATTCAAGGAAAACAAGGAATATGTCATAAGATTTTAGCAGACACTGATTGTGGTCTTGGCTCTTGTACCGCTCTGTGCTTACAACTAAGGAAAGGAACTGGCAAGTGTGTTGCAACAAATGATGGAAGCTTGATATGCCTCTGCAATTTTCATTGCATTATTCCTGATTTTTTCACtttattttga
- the LOC104728501 gene encoding uncharacterized protein LOC104728501, with protein MAKPEITVPTKIRESTRFYPYFKDCVGAIDGTHILAMVPTKKAPSFRNRKGDISQNVLAACNFDLEFMYVFRGWEGSAHDSKVLNDALTRNTNRLPVPEEIESAKEVVEEINDDYNGEVLTTQEQQREYANEWRETIASNMWTDSLENAT; from the exons ATGGCTAAGCCTGAGATTACAGTGCCTACAAAAATTAGAGAAAGTACAAGATTTTATCCGTATTTTAAg gatTGTGTTGGAGCTATTGATGGTACACATATCCTTGCAATGGTACCAACAAAAAAAGCGCCTTCTTTTCGTAACAGAAAAGGTGATATATCGCAAAATGTGTTGGCTGCTTGTAATTTTGATCTTGAATTCATGTATGTGTTTAGGGGATGGGAAGGTTCAGCTCATGACTCAAAAGTATTAAATGATGCTTTAACAAGGAACACTAATCGACTACCAGTTCCAGAAG AAATCGAGAGTGCAAAAGAAGTTGTCGAAGAAATTAATGATGATTATAATGGCGAAGTACTTACAAcccaagaacaacaaagagaatatgccaatgagtggagagagacAATAGCATCAAACATGTGGACTGATTCACTTGAGAATGCTACATga